One Verrucomicrobiota bacterium DNA segment encodes these proteins:
- a CDS encoding triose-phosphate isomerase codes for MDKERKLIIAGNWKMNKTVAEALALVDGLKRELANIKEVDVVVCPPFTALEAVSQAIEGSSLRLGAQNMSEQNFGAFTGEICAGMLKEFLVRYVILGHSERRQFQRESNETVSKKALAAHAQSIKPIVCVGETLAEREANETEKVVGTQVRGSLAGLSKEQMTETILAYEPVWAIGTGRTATSAQAQEVHAFIRRQLAAMFDDSVARRVRIQYGGSVKPANARELMSQPDVDGALVGGASLAVRDFSDIVKNSISEQPTS; via the coding sequence AACTGGAAGATGAACAAGACCGTCGCCGAGGCGCTTGCGCTTGTGGATGGCCTCAAGCGCGAACTTGCGAACATCAAGGAAGTCGATGTCGTCGTCTGCCCGCCGTTCACCGCGCTGGAAGCCGTCTCGCAGGCCATCGAGGGGTCGAGTCTCCGGCTGGGCGCGCAAAACATGAGCGAGCAGAACTTCGGCGCCTTCACCGGTGAAATCTGCGCCGGCATGCTCAAGGAGTTCCTCGTGCGTTACGTGATCCTCGGCCACTCCGAGCGCCGTCAGTTCCAGCGCGAGTCCAATGAAACCGTCTCCAAGAAGGCGCTTGCCGCTCATGCGCAATCCATCAAGCCCATCGTCTGCGTCGGGGAGACGCTGGCCGAGCGCGAGGCGAATGAGACGGAGAAAGTCGTCGGCACCCAGGTGCGCGGCAGCCTGGCCGGGCTTTCGAAGGAACAGATGACGGAGACGATCCTTGCCTACGAACCGGTCTGGGCGATCGGCACCGGACGCACCGCAACCAGCGCCCAGGCGCAGGAAGTCCACGCCTTCATCCGCCGGCAGCTCGCGGCGATGTTCGACGATTCCGTTGCGCGCCGCGTCCGCATCCAATACGGTGGCAGCGTCAAGCCCGCGAACGCGCGTGAATTGATGAGCCAGCCGGATGTCGATGGCGCGCTCGTCGGCGGTGCATCGCTCGCGGTGCGAGATTTTTCGGACATTGTGAAGAACTCGATTAGCGAACAACCAACCTCATGA
- the secG gene encoding preprotein translocase subunit SecG has translation MNFLTGLMTFVLVVDCLLLILLILIQLPKKESGLGGAAFATGATDALFGAGSGNVLTKVTKYAAAVFLGLSLTLYVIDARAKQGKSGVEKELEKAAGEVTPASTNATTTPAVIGTPTPKLALTNTPPATNSPAATNSPAATNAPTSAVTPSAATPSPAPTTAPSPKQ, from the coding sequence ATGAACTTCCTGACCGGACTGATGACCTTCGTGCTCGTGGTCGACTGCCTGCTGCTCATCCTGCTGATCCTGATTCAGCTCCCCAAGAAAGAGTCCGGCCTCGGCGGCGCGGCGTTCGCGACCGGCGCGACCGACGCGCTGTTCGGCGCGGGCTCCGGCAACGTGCTGACCAAGGTCACCAAGTATGCCGCCGCTGTTTTTCTCGGCCTCTCGCTCACGCTCTACGTCATCGACGCGCGCGCGAAGCAGGGCAAGAGCGGCGTCGAAAAGGAACTCGAGAAGGCCGCCGGCGAAGTCACGCCCGCCTCGACAAACGCAACGACAACCCCCGCCGTCATCGGCACGCCAACGCCGAAGCTCGCGCTGACGAACACACCGCCCGCGACCAACAGCCCCGCCGCGACCAACAGCCCCGCCGCGACCAACGCCCCGACCAGCGCGGTGACGCCGTCCGCCGCGACGCCCTCGCCCGCTCCCACGACGGCGCCTTCACCGAAGCAGTAG
- a CDS encoding peptide ABC transporter substrate-binding protein: protein MSSTAFDQPSARPDRFLTSLALASIVVALLASCARREPPADLVIINGAEPESLDPAIITGQPEMRVVRSMFEGLTRLEPVNATPVPALAERWDLSPDGSVYTFHLRSNAVWSTGQPITADDVAWSWRRALDPLTASEYAGQLYFIRNAEEFNVARTNPVTGKPFTPEDVAVRATGPRTVRVELTGPTPFFLELCAFPTLAVVPRFWIERHGDRWLMTPPVPVNGHYELVSWRVHDKIRLRRNPRHYDTQSVRSEVVDFLPMESAATALNLYLTGAADIIWDKNLVPSELMDELRRRPDCHLFDYLGTYFIRCNVTRKPFDDPRVRKALALAFDKRRIVENITKSGEKVASHFTPKGMAVYEPPDGLSRDIELARKLLADAGFPGGKGFPAFQYLFKTGEADKQIGVELQAMLKKELGISMELRAVEWKVYLAALSALDYDLARSSWIGDYNDPNTFLDMFMSNNGNNRTGWKHARYDQLVRDANLQPDPKRRAAMLREAETILVRDELPILPLYFYAGVNFWRPDQITGLHNNLLDEHPIYSIARKRK from the coding sequence ATGAGTTCGACGGCTTTCGATCAACCCTCCGCGCGGCCGGACCGATTCCTCACGTCCCTCGCGCTGGCATCCATCGTCGTGGCGCTGCTCGCAAGTTGCGCGCGACGCGAACCGCCCGCCGACCTTGTCATCATCAACGGCGCCGAGCCCGAGTCACTCGACCCGGCGATCATCACGGGGCAGCCCGAAATGCGCGTCGTGCGGTCGATGTTCGAGGGGCTCACACGCCTCGAACCGGTCAACGCCACTCCCGTGCCCGCGCTTGCGGAGCGCTGGGACCTCTCGCCCGACGGGAGCGTCTACACATTCCATCTCCGCAGCAACGCCGTCTGGTCCACGGGGCAGCCGATCACCGCGGACGACGTCGCGTGGTCCTGGCGGCGTGCGCTCGACCCGCTCACGGCCTCGGAATACGCCGGGCAGCTTTACTTCATCCGCAACGCCGAGGAATTCAACGTCGCCAGGACCAACCCGGTCACCGGGAAACCGTTCACCCCGGAGGACGTCGCAGTGCGCGCGACCGGCCCGCGCACCGTGCGAGTGGAACTCACCGGCCCGACGCCGTTCTTTCTCGAGCTGTGCGCGTTTCCCACGCTGGCCGTCGTCCCGCGGTTTTGGATCGAGCGGCACGGCGACCGCTGGCTCATGACACCGCCCGTCCCCGTGAACGGGCACTACGAACTCGTTTCGTGGCGCGTCCACGACAAGATCCGCCTCCGCCGCAACCCGCGGCACTACGACACGCAATCCGTCCGAAGCGAAGTCGTGGATTTTCTCCCGATGGAATCGGCCGCGACCGCGCTCAACCTCTACCTCACCGGCGCCGCTGACATCATCTGGGACAAGAACCTCGTCCCCTCGGAGCTCATGGACGAATTGCGACGGCGCCCCGACTGCCACCTCTTCGACTACCTCGGCACTTACTTCATCCGCTGCAACGTCACGCGCAAACCGTTCGACGACCCGCGCGTCCGCAAGGCGCTCGCGCTCGCGTTCGACAAGCGCCGCATCGTCGAGAACATCACCAAGAGTGGCGAGAAGGTCGCGTCGCACTTCACGCCCAAGGGCATGGCGGTTTACGAGCCGCCGGACGGGCTCAGCCGCGACATCGAGCTCGCTCGCAAACTGCTGGCCGACGCGGGCTTTCCCGGTGGCAAGGGCTTCCCGGCATTCCAATACCTGTTCAAGACCGGCGAAGCCGACAAGCAGATCGGCGTGGAGTTGCAGGCGATGTTGAAGAAGGAACTCGGCATCTCGATGGAGCTGCGCGCCGTCGAGTGGAAGGTGTATCTCGCGGCGCTCAGCGCGCTCGACTACGACCTGGCCCGCAGCAGTTGGATCGGCGACTACAACGACCCGAACACGTTCCTCGACATGTTCATGAGCAACAACGGCAACAACCGCACCGGCTGGAAACACGCCCGTTACGACCAGCTCGTCCGCGACGCCAACCTCCAGCCCGACCCGAAGCGCCGCGCCGCGATGCTGCGCGAGGCCGAGACGATCCTGGTGCGCGACGAACTCCCCATCCTCCCGCTCTACTTCTACGCCGGCGTGAACTTCTGGCGGCCCGACCAGATCACCGGCTTGCACAACAACCTGCTCGACGAGCACCCGATCTACAGCATCGCCCGAAAGCGGAAGTGA